A portion of the Streptomyces erythrochromogenes genome contains these proteins:
- a CDS encoding SRPBCC family protein, with translation MTTHPTTVDTEAPVVVRLGTTVHAPLATVWDLHTDIAAWADWNTDVDRVEYAGPLAPGTSFRWLTHGLDITSTVHQVVPGERIVWGGPAHGIDGIHVWTFQETVPGTVTVRTEESWSGEPVAARSTEMEQVLRQSLEAWLAALKAKAEAVAGAAAAAERH, from the coding sequence ATGACCACGCACCCCACCACCGTCGACACCGAAGCCCCGGTCGTCGTCCGCCTCGGGACCACCGTGCACGCCCCGCTCGCCACCGTCTGGGACCTGCACACCGACATCGCCGCCTGGGCCGACTGGAACACGGACGTGGACCGGGTGGAGTACGCCGGTCCGCTGGCGCCCGGCACCTCGTTCCGCTGGCTGACCCACGGCCTGGACATCACCTCCACCGTCCACCAGGTCGTCCCCGGCGAGCGGATCGTCTGGGGCGGTCCGGCCCACGGCATCGACGGCATCCACGTCTGGACGTTCCAGGAGACGGTGCCGGGCACCGTGACGGTCCGCACCGAGGAGTCCTGGAGCGGCGAGCCCGTCGCGGCCCGCAGCACGGAGATGGAGCAGGTGCTGCGGCAGTCCCTCGAAGCCTGGCTCGCCGCCCTGAAGGCCAAGGCCGAGGCCGTGGCGGGCGCCGCCGCTGCCGCCGAGCGGCACTGA
- a CDS encoding ATP-binding protein → MDTALATAPLTRPSTVHHPLPPGPQAAREARRMAGWLLAVHPVACPHDTTEDILVIVSELTANAVQHARPPYALTFSVEPGRAGIALSDASPALPRQHDGRGPLATRGRGLEIIRALGAELFVSRAPLGKQVIAVVTWPEH, encoded by the coding sequence ATGGACACCGCACTCGCCACCGCACCCCTCACGCGGCCGTCAACGGTGCACCACCCCCTGCCACCAGGGCCGCAGGCCGCCCGGGAAGCCCGCCGCATGGCCGGCTGGCTGCTCGCCGTCCACCCCGTGGCCTGCCCGCACGACACCACCGAGGACATCCTCGTCATCGTCTCCGAGTTGACGGCCAACGCCGTCCAGCACGCCAGGCCGCCCTACGCGCTCACGTTCAGCGTGGAGCCGGGCCGGGCCGGCATCGCCCTCAGCGACGCTTCCCCCGCCCTGCCCCGGCAGCACGACGGCCGCGGCCCCCTCGCCACGCGCGGGCGCGGGCTGGAGATCATCCGCGCCCTCGGCGCCGAACTCTTCGTCAGCCGCGCTCCCCTCGGCAAGCAGGTCATCGCTGTGGTCACCTGGCCCGAGCACTGA
- a CDS encoding TetR/AcrR family transcriptional regulator, giving the protein MNTERRRQLSSAEERRETVLRTAIGAFAARGYFGTTTTEVAKAAGISQAYVYRLFPNKEALFTAVVERCFTRVRTSLEEGAAQAQGSSPEAVLHTMGDTYAHLIADKDLLLVLTHAQAAAVSEAAVREAVRAGYARMVEYVRGASGAAEADVQQFFATGMLCHLLVSLDAHEVDAPWSRTLSAGIRHY; this is encoded by the coding sequence ATGAACACGGAACGACGACGCCAACTCTCCTCGGCCGAAGAGCGCCGCGAGACCGTCCTGCGGACGGCCATCGGGGCCTTCGCGGCCCGCGGCTATTTCGGCACCACGACCACCGAGGTGGCCAAGGCCGCCGGGATCTCCCAGGCCTATGTCTACCGCCTGTTCCCGAACAAGGAGGCGCTGTTCACCGCGGTCGTCGAGCGGTGCTTCACCCGGGTCCGGACCAGCCTCGAGGAGGGTGCCGCACAGGCGCAGGGCAGCAGCCCGGAGGCGGTGCTGCACACCATGGGCGACACGTACGCCCACCTGATCGCCGACAAGGACCTGCTCCTCGTCCTGACCCACGCGCAGGCCGCGGCCGTGTCCGAAGCGGCGGTACGCGAGGCCGTGCGTGCCGGCTACGCCCGGATGGTGGAGTACGTGCGGGGCGCGTCGGGTGCGGCCGAGGCCGACGTCCAGCAGTTCTTCGCGACGGGCATGCTCTGCCACCTCCTCGTGTCGCTGGACGCGCACGAGGTGGACGCACCCTGGTCCCGGACGCTCTCGGCCGGCATCCGGCACTACTGA
- a CDS encoding alpha/beta fold hydrolase, which yields MRWRVPGAVVAAMAAVLLVAGTPGPSGGGDTEQRVAIGGGRSLYLHCSGTGSPTVVLLPGLHEASDPWSLTETAPPVPKAPAVLPGVAAFTRVCTYDRPGTIRYTQPPALTTRSTPVQGTRTVPAMVQDLDRLLTAARVPGPYLLVGHSFGGMLALRYAQEHPERTRGLVLVDALGPALKPAMGADWPAYVEALRHPGTPFDSDPAFEQVDIDGGVNAIDRGGPLPPVPVAVLSKTEPFAAPATMSKDLLAKLETAWPKAQQALVALRPQTPHLLATGSDHYVQIHDPDLTIAAVRLVADRAATLPGAAPEGP from the coding sequence ATGCGATGGCGTGTGCCCGGCGCGGTGGTGGCAGCGATGGCCGCCGTCCTGCTGGTCGCCGGCACACCGGGGCCGAGCGGCGGCGGGGACACCGAGCAGCGCGTGGCCATCGGCGGCGGCCGGTCCCTCTACCTGCACTGTTCCGGCACCGGAAGCCCGACCGTCGTGCTGCTCCCCGGGCTGCACGAGGCCTCCGACCCGTGGTCGCTGACCGAGACCGCCCCGCCCGTGCCCAAGGCCCCCGCCGTGCTTCCGGGCGTGGCCGCCTTCACCCGCGTGTGCACCTACGACCGCCCCGGCACCATCCGCTACACGCAGCCGCCCGCGCTCACCACCCGCAGCACGCCCGTGCAGGGCACCCGTACGGTTCCCGCCATGGTCCAGGACCTGGACCGGCTGCTGACCGCCGCCCGCGTACCGGGCCCGTACCTGCTCGTGGGGCACTCCTTCGGCGGGATGCTCGCCCTGCGGTACGCGCAGGAGCACCCGGAGCGCACGCGCGGCCTGGTCCTCGTCGACGCGCTGGGGCCCGCGCTGAAGCCCGCGATGGGGGCGGACTGGCCGGCGTACGTCGAAGCGCTCCGGCACCCCGGTACGCCGTTCGACTCCGACCCCGCATTCGAGCAGGTCGACATCGACGGCGGGGTCAACGCCATCGACCGCGGCGGCCCGCTCCCGCCCGTACCCGTCGCGGTGCTCAGCAAGACAGAACCCTTCGCCGCGCCGGCCACCATGTCCAAGGACCTCCTGGCGAAGCTGGAGACGGCCTGGCCCAAGGCCCAGCAGGCGCTGGTGGCCCTGCGGCCGCAGACCCCCCACCTGCTGGCTACCGGCAGCGACCACTACGTCCAGATCCACGATCCGGACCTCACCATCGCGGCGGTCCGCCTGGTCGCGGACCGGGCCGCGACCCTGCCGGGCGCGGCCCCCGAGGGCCCCTAG
- a CDS encoding MFS transporter, which produces MYATPPHRHSATATLAALAAAQFAVTLSTSIVNVALPAVRDGVGLSDAGMSWVVNAYGLAFGALLLLGGRAADLLGRRRLLTAGLALFAAAAVAAGLASAPWMLVTARTVQGVGAAAIAPAALSLVMRLHPPGPARARALGVWGAVSGAGGAAGVLLGGVLTEGPGWPWVFHASGIGAAVVLAVTLRLVPADPKEADGPRPRLDAAGSLTVTTGLVALVYGLTAAGRSGWTDPLVLGSFAAAAVLLSLFALVERRHPAPLLPSRLLARGAAGPANLVMALLGAVWVGLFFFLPLYQQQVLGAGPLEAGLSQLPLAAANMLGSGLAPVLARRIGPHRTLLTGLATQAAGFLWLARIPADGTFLVHLLGPVLLVGVGLGVAFVQLTGSAVSGVEPADAGLAGGLVNTTRQIGGAVGLAVLGTLAAARTAAAPPDLAHTAALTEGYRSAFLLSAAVLLLGAALTPLLSRRTRPVREIVPAPPPLTPPCPTHRTR; this is translated from the coding sequence ATGTACGCCACACCGCCCCACCGGCACTCCGCCACGGCAACCCTCGCGGCGCTGGCCGCCGCCCAGTTCGCGGTCACCCTCAGCACCTCGATCGTGAACGTCGCCCTTCCCGCCGTACGCGACGGGGTCGGGCTGTCGGACGCGGGCATGTCCTGGGTCGTCAACGCGTACGGCCTCGCCTTCGGCGCCCTGCTCCTGCTCGGCGGTCGGGCGGCCGACCTCCTCGGGCGGCGCCGCCTGCTGACGGCCGGCCTCGCCCTCTTCGCCGCGGCGGCCGTCGCCGCCGGACTGGCGAGCGCCCCCTGGATGCTCGTCACCGCCCGCACGGTCCAGGGCGTCGGCGCAGCCGCGATCGCGCCCGCCGCGCTCTCCCTGGTCATGCGGCTCCATCCGCCCGGGCCCGCCCGTGCCAGGGCCCTCGGCGTCTGGGGAGCCGTGTCCGGCGCGGGCGGCGCGGCCGGGGTCCTGCTCGGCGGGGTCCTCACCGAAGGACCGGGCTGGCCCTGGGTGTTCCACGCCTCCGGCATCGGCGCGGCGGTGGTCCTGGCCGTCACCCTGCGCCTTGTACCGGCCGACCCGAAGGAGGCCGACGGGCCCCGCCCGCGGCTCGACGCGGCCGGATCCCTCACCGTCACCACCGGCCTGGTCGCGCTCGTGTACGGGCTCACGGCCGCGGGCCGCTCCGGCTGGACCGACCCCCTGGTACTCGGCTCCTTCGCCGCGGCGGCAGTCCTCCTCTCCCTCTTCGCCCTGGTCGAACGCCGGCACCCGGCTCCGCTACTGCCGTCGAGGCTCCTCGCCCGCGGCGCCGCGGGCCCCGCCAACCTCGTCATGGCGCTGCTCGGTGCGGTCTGGGTGGGCCTGTTCTTCTTCCTCCCCCTCTACCAGCAACAGGTCCTCGGTGCGGGCCCCCTGGAAGCCGGGCTCTCCCAACTGCCGCTGGCCGCGGCGAACATGCTCGGCTCCGGCCTGGCACCCGTACTGGCCCGCCGCATCGGCCCGCACCGGACCCTCCTCACCGGGCTGGCGACCCAGGCCGCCGGTTTCCTGTGGCTGGCCCGGATCCCGGCCGACGGCACCTTCCTCGTCCACCTGCTGGGCCCCGTACTCCTCGTCGGAGTCGGCCTCGGCGTGGCCTTCGTGCAGCTCACCGGCTCGGCCGTGAGCGGGGTGGAGCCCGCCGACGCGGGTCTGGCCGGCGGGCTGGTCAACACCACCCGCCAGATCGGCGGCGCCGTCGGCCTCGCCGTACTGGGCACCCTGGCCGCCGCCCGCACCGCCGCCGCCCCGCCCGACCTGGCGCACACCGCGGCCCTCACCGAGGGGTACCGCAGCGCCTTCCTCCTCTCCGCCGCCGTCCTGCTCCTCGGAGCGGCCCTCACGCCGCTGCTCTCCCGCAGAACCCGGCCGGTGCGGGAGATCGTCCCCGCTCCCCCACCGCTGACCCCGCCCTGCCCGACCCACCGAACCCGCTGA
- a CDS encoding DUF6777 domain-containing protein, translated as MVSASTAAVVVSAVVVGFTVLGGNTAAGGEVFLEAAAAAGPDPFTPSTANGSEETADPPETTGTVQGGTNGARTLEVDGGHPGLYGGTRNVASCDVEKQIKFLTAHPDKGNAFATTLGVRQAGIPAYLRSLTPVRLGWDTRVTNHGYKNDAPTGYQAILQAGTSVLVDGHGVPRVRCACGNPLTPPVAVEGKARLSGQEWSSFRSAELVAVKPAAKPVKAVTVFDRGRKAWYERPSGAARGQSDREVEAPPGRPAGSPYPALPPAHQGSVRTGPGADTEQRNPEVPDPAPGVAPDRNPAPAQEPAHEPQKDSGKQPDKAPAPDEEPRRNPAKEKVSDGTPDKTPAKEPGGDRGHDPAKPREKAPAEDPASVPRKVPEEQSGTGEGRDPGKAPESVPDKAPHKESGRDPGKAPGRDPGGEPGKDPAKVPGQGKDPERVPEPAPDKAPGQPPGTGRGNDPANVPGTGRGKESGEVPGKESGTDRGKEPGKAPATVPEKGTGNVPDDSPGKAPGQEPGTGNGSGKAPGSVPREPGGQPDKVPGQESGESTRKVPGQESGTGQGKPPEKAPGQQPGSGQGSGTGNGSGQAPGTVPHEPGGVPDKGPGRDAGAGSGKVPGQGSGNGTGKVPGRETGNGSSQGEGSGQGSDKGTGKAPGKGSGQETRRGSGHGTGEGTGQGTGKAPRRGSGQGTGKAPGQGSGHGTGEGSGQQSGRGTGTAPGQGSRQGTGKAPGQGSGHGTGEGSGQQSGRGTGTAPGQGSRQGTGQASGQQSGQGAGKAPGQGSGQGAVHGSGQGAGTGTGEAPGQGSGAGNGRVQPEGQVPGGGTGRRQSGTGGLDRGQGSGRESGHQRGSGRVQDAPDQGSTQGRLGRSDGSGSREEEPLLR; from the coding sequence GTGGTCAGTGCGAGCACGGCGGCGGTCGTGGTCTCGGCGGTGGTCGTCGGCTTCACCGTGCTGGGCGGCAACACCGCGGCCGGCGGGGAGGTCTTCCTGGAGGCCGCCGCGGCGGCCGGACCCGATCCGTTCACCCCCTCGACGGCCAACGGGTCCGAGGAGACGGCCGACCCGCCCGAGACCACCGGGACGGTGCAGGGCGGTACGAACGGCGCGCGCACCCTGGAGGTCGACGGCGGCCACCCGGGGCTCTACGGGGGCACGCGGAACGTTGCGAGCTGTGACGTGGAGAAGCAGATCAAGTTCCTCACCGCGCACCCGGACAAGGGGAACGCCTTCGCCACCACACTGGGTGTCCGGCAGGCCGGCATCCCCGCCTATCTGCGGTCGCTCACGCCGGTCCGGCTGGGCTGGGACACCCGGGTCACCAACCACGGGTACAAGAACGACGCGCCGACCGGCTACCAGGCGATCCTGCAGGCCGGTACGTCCGTACTGGTCGACGGCCACGGTGTACCGCGGGTCCGGTGCGCGTGCGGCAATCCTTTGACGCCGCCGGTCGCCGTCGAGGGCAAGGCCAGGCTCAGCGGTCAGGAGTGGTCCTCGTTCCGGTCCGCCGAGCTGGTGGCAGTCAAGCCGGCGGCGAAGCCGGTGAAGGCCGTAACGGTCTTCGACCGGGGCCGCAAGGCGTGGTACGAGCGTCCGAGCGGCGCGGCGCGGGGGCAGTCCGACCGCGAGGTCGAGGCGCCGCCGGGCCGGCCCGCCGGCTCGCCGTACCCGGCCCTGCCGCCGGCTCATCAGGGCTCGGTCCGGACGGGCCCCGGCGCGGACACGGAGCAGCGGAATCCGGAGGTCCCGGACCCGGCCCCGGGAGTCGCGCCGGACCGGAACCCCGCCCCTGCCCAGGAGCCGGCCCACGAGCCGCAGAAGGATTCCGGGAAGCAGCCCGACAAGGCACCGGCCCCCGACGAGGAGCCGCGGAGGAACCCTGCGAAGGAGAAGGTGTCCGACGGGACCCCGGACAAGACCCCCGCGAAGGAGCCGGGCGGTGACCGGGGCCACGACCCCGCCAAGCCGCGGGAGAAGGCGCCGGCCGAGGACCCCGCAAGCGTCCCGCGGAAGGTGCCGGAGGAGCAGTCGGGCACGGGCGAGGGCAGGGACCCGGGGAAGGCGCCCGAGTCGGTCCCGGACAAGGCTCCTCACAAGGAGTCGGGCAGGGACCCGGGGAAGGCGCCGGGTCGGGACCCAGGCGGCGAGCCGGGCAAGGATCCTGCGAAGGTACCGGGCCAGGGCAAGGACCCGGAAAGGGTGCCCGAGCCGGCCCCGGACAAGGCGCCGGGTCAGCCGCCGGGCACGGGTCGGGGCAACGACCCTGCGAACGTACCGGGAACAGGTCGGGGGAAGGAATCCGGCGAAGTGCCGGGCAAGGAGTCAGGTACGGACCGGGGCAAGGAGCCGGGAAAGGCACCGGCGACGGTGCCGGAAAAGGGCACGGGCAACGTGCCGGACGACAGCCCGGGCAAGGCGCCGGGGCAGGAGCCCGGCACGGGAAACGGGTCGGGCAAGGCGCCGGGGTCGGTGCCGCGCGAGCCTGGTGGGCAGCCGGACAAGGTGCCAGGTCAGGAGTCCGGCGAGAGCACCCGCAAGGTGCCGGGTCAGGAATCGGGCACGGGGCAGGGCAAGCCCCCCGAGAAGGCGCCGGGGCAGCAGCCGGGGTCGGGCCAGGGGTCGGGTACGGGCAACGGGTCGGGCCAGGCACCCGGGACGGTCCCGCATGAGCCTGGCGGCGTGCCGGACAAGGGCCCGGGCCGGGATGCCGGTGCGGGCTCGGGCAAGGTGCCCGGTCAGGGGTCGGGCAACGGCACCGGCAAGGTGCCGGGACGGGAGACGGGCAACGGGTCCAGCCAGGGCGAAGGGTCCGGTCAGGGGTCGGACAAGGGCACGGGGAAGGCTCCGGGCAAGGGCTCCGGACAGGAGACGCGCCGGGGTTCCGGCCACGGCACGGGCGAGGGGACCGGTCAGGGTACGGGCAAGGCTCCCCGTCGGGGGTCCGGCCAGGGCACGGGCAAAGCGCCCGGCCAGGGATCCGGTCACGGCACGGGCGAAGGGTCCGGTCAGCAGTCCGGTCGCGGCACGGGGACGGCGCCCGGCCAGGGGTCCCGTCAGGGCACGGGCAAAGCGCCCGGCCAGGGATCCGGTCACGGCACGGGCGAAGGGTCCGGTCAGCAGTCCGGTCGCGGCACGGGGACGGCGCCCGGCCAGGGGTCCCGTCAGGGCACAGGCCAGGCGTCCGGTCAGCAGTCCGGCCAAGGTGCGGGGAAGGCTCCGGGGCAGGGGTCCGGCCAGGGCGCGGTCCACGGGTCCGGCCAGGGCGCCGGTACCGGTACCGGCGAGGCGCCCGGGCAGGGGTCGGGCGCCGGCAACGGCCGGGTTCAGCCCGAGGGGCAGGTACCCGGCGGGGGAACGGGGCGCCGGCAGTCCGGTACCGGCGGCCTGGACAGGGGGCAGGGGTCCGGGCGGGAGTCCGGCCACCAGCGGGGGAGCGGGCGGGTTCAGGACGCCCCCGACCAGGGTTCCACGCAGGGGCGGCTGGGCCGATCCGACGGTTCGGGGAGCCGGGAGGAGGAGCCGCTGCTCAGGTAG